One window from the genome of Spirosoma rhododendri encodes:
- the lpxA gene encoding acyl-ACP--UDP-N-acetylglucosamine O-acyltransferase, which translates to MIQPLAYIHPEARIAQNVVIEPFAIIHKDVDIAEGTWIGSHAVINEGARIGRNCKIYPGAVISSTPQDLKFKNEYTLTFIGDNTTIREYATISRGTEEHWKTEIGTNCLIMAYAHIAHDCRIGNNCLVINNVQMAGHVHMGDWAIIGGSSSVHQWVKIGAHAIVSGGSLVRKDVPPFTKAAREPLSYTGINSVGLRRRGFDNDKINQVQEIYRYIYLRGLNNADALTQIELELPPSDERDEIVNFIRSSERGIMKGPASGGIDRD; encoded by the coding sequence ATGATTCAACCATTAGCATACATTCACCCGGAAGCCCGAATCGCGCAGAACGTGGTGATCGAACCGTTTGCCATTATTCATAAAGACGTTGATATCGCCGAGGGCACCTGGATCGGGTCGCACGCGGTCATCAACGAGGGGGCCCGGATTGGCCGCAACTGCAAGATTTACCCAGGTGCGGTGATTTCATCGACTCCGCAGGATCTGAAGTTCAAAAACGAGTATACGCTGACATTCATCGGCGACAACACCACGATACGGGAGTACGCGACAATCAGCCGGGGTACCGAAGAGCACTGGAAAACGGAGATTGGCACCAACTGTCTCATCATGGCCTATGCGCACATAGCCCACGACTGCCGGATTGGCAACAACTGTCTGGTTATCAACAACGTGCAGATGGCAGGTCACGTACACATGGGCGACTGGGCAATCATCGGCGGGTCGAGTTCAGTGCATCAGTGGGTGAAAATTGGTGCGCACGCTATCGTTTCGGGCGGATCGCTGGTGCGGAAAGACGTGCCACCATTTACCAAAGCGGCCCGCGAGCCCCTCTCCTACACGGGTATCAACTCCGTCGGTCTGCGCCGACGCGGATTCGATAACGACAAGATCAATCAGGTTCAGGAAATCTACCGGTACATCTATCTGCGCGGTCTCAACAACGCAGATGCGCTGACCCAGATTGAACTCGAACTGCCCCCCTCCGACGAGCGCGATGAGATCGTTAACTTCATCCGCAGCTCCGAACGCGGCATCATGAAGGGCCCGGCGTCGGGTGGTATAGACAGAGACTAA
- the lpxD gene encoding UDP-3-O-(3-hydroxymyristoyl)glucosamine N-acyltransferase, translating to MEFTVRQIATLLGGEVEGDETLAIRNIAKIEEGAAGDISFLANLKYEPHLYTTGASAVIVNRDFRPQKPVTASLIYVDNSYSAFTQLLEQYYQQINFARVGVEEPSFVGAGTETGDGIYRGAFSYIGRNCRLGQNVKIYPHAYVGDNVSIGDNTIIHPGARILNNSVVGRYCVVHGNAVVGGEGFGFAPQPDGTYKTIPQLGNVILEDYVNVGSGTTIDCATMGSTIIRKGAKLDNLIQIGHNVEIGQNTVIAAQSGISGSTKIGANCVIGGQVGFAGHLNIADGTKVGAQSGVGKNVTEVNTAINSSPAFGLKESMRSLAVFRKLPDLDRRLTDLEKKTNK from the coding sequence ATGGAGTTTACTGTCAGGCAGATTGCTACACTGCTGGGTGGCGAGGTTGAAGGCGACGAAACGCTTGCTATCCGAAATATTGCAAAAATAGAAGAAGGGGCCGCGGGCGACATTTCGTTTCTCGCCAACCTGAAATATGAGCCGCACCTGTACACAACGGGCGCGTCAGCAGTTATCGTCAATCGGGATTTTCGGCCCCAGAAGCCCGTTACGGCCAGTCTGATTTACGTCGACAATTCGTACTCAGCCTTCACCCAACTGCTGGAGCAATATTACCAGCAAATCAACTTTGCGCGGGTCGGCGTCGAAGAACCGTCGTTTGTTGGGGCAGGTACCGAAACCGGCGACGGGATTTATCGGGGTGCTTTTTCCTACATCGGCCGGAACTGCCGCCTGGGTCAGAACGTCAAGATCTACCCCCACGCCTACGTCGGCGATAACGTCAGCATCGGTGATAACACAATCATCCACCCCGGCGCGCGCATTCTCAACAACAGCGTCGTTGGGCGGTACTGCGTTGTTCACGGCAATGCGGTTGTCGGCGGTGAAGGCTTCGGATTTGCCCCCCAGCCCGACGGAACATACAAAACGATTCCTCAACTGGGCAACGTAATTCTGGAAGATTACGTAAACGTAGGATCAGGCACAACGATCGACTGTGCAACAATGGGCTCAACCATCATCCGGAAAGGAGCCAAACTCGATAACCTGATTCAGATCGGTCACAACGTCGAAATTGGCCAGAACACGGTTATTGCGGCACAGTCGGGCATTTCGGGTTCGACGAAAATTGGGGCCAACTGCGTCATCGGCGGGCAGGTCGGTTTTGCCGGTCACCTGAACATCGCCGACGGTACGAAAGTCGGCGCACAATCGGGCGTGGGCAAGAACGTAACCGAAGTCAACACCGCAATCAACAGTTCGCCCGCCTTTGGCCTGAAAGAAAGTATGCGTTCGCTGGCCGTGTTCCGGAAACTCCCGGACCTTGACCGGCGACTCACGGATTTGGAAAAGAAAACGAATAAGTAG